Within the Nocardioides aurantiacus genome, the region GGCCTCGTGGCGGCCGGCAACTCGGGGCTGTCGTTCGTCGAGGTCGTGGTCTACGTCGTGGCCCAGGTGCTGGGAGCGATGCTGGGCGCGACGCTGGCGTGGGCGGCGTACAAGAAGCACTTCGACGACCCCGAGGCCGACGAGGGCTCCAAGCTCGGCGTCTTCAGCACCATGCCCACCATCCACGCGCCGATCTGGAACGTCGTCACCGAGGTGATCGGCACCTTCGTGCTGATCTTCGTGATCCTGGCCTTCGGCAAGACCCCCACCGAGGTGGGCCCGCTCGCCGTGGCCCTGCTCGTCGTCGCGATCGGCGCCAGCCTCGGCGGCCCGACCGGCTACGCCATCAACCCCGCGCGTGACCTGGGCCCCCGCATCATGCACGCGCTGCTGCCGATCCCGCGCAAGGGCTCGAGCGGCTGGCACTACGCCTGGGTCCCCGTCGTCGCGCCGATCATCGGCGGCGTCCTCGGCGGCTTCGCCGGCAACGCCGTCGGCTTCGTCTGAACGACCGACTCCCTCCCGTCCCACCTCCACCCGTCCGACACCGCAACCAGGTAAGGCTCTCCACATGGCGAAGAACACCTACATCCTGTCCATCGACCAGGGCACGACCAGCACCCGCGCGATGGTCTTCGACCACTCCGGCTCCATCGTCTCGGTCGACCAGATCGAGCACGAGCAGATCTTCCCGCGCGCCGGCTGGGTCGAGCACGACCCGGTGGAGATCTGGAACAACACCCGCGAGGTCATCGGCGGGGCGCTCGGCAAGGCCAACCTGAACAGCAAGAACATCGAGGCGGTCGGCATCACCAACCAGCGCGAGACCGCGGTGGTGTGGGAGAAGGCCACGGGCAAGCCGGTCTACAACGCCATCGTGTGGCAGGACACCCGCACCCAGAAGATCGTCGACGAGCTGGCCGGCGAGGAGGGCGTGGAGCGCTACAAGGCGGTCTGCGGGCTGCCGCTGGCGACGTACTTCTCCGGACCCAAGGTCACGTGGATCCTCGACAACGTCGACGGTGCGCGGGAGAAGGCCGAGGCGGGCGAGCTGCTCTTCGGCAACACCGACACCTGGCTGCTGTGGAACCTCACCGGCGGCGCCGAGAACGACGGCGTGCACGTCACCGACGTCACCAACGCCAGCCGCACCATGCTGATGAACCTCGCCGACCTGACCTGGGACTCCTCCATCGCCGAGGACATGGGGATCCCGGTCTCGATGCTCCCGGAGATCCGCTCCTGCTCCGAGGTGTACGGCGAGTGCAAGCCCGGCGTCCTCAACGGCACCCCGATCGCCGGCATCCTCGGCGACCAGCAGGCCGCCACCTTCGGCCAGGCCTGCCTGGAGAAGGGCACCGCCAAGAACACCTACGGCACCGGCAACTTCATGCTCCTTAACACCGGCACCGAGCAGGTCCCCAGCGAGAACGGCCTGCTGACCACCACCTGCTACAAGCTGGGCGACGAGCCGACCGTCTACGCCCTCGAGGGCTCGATCGCGGTCACCGGCTCGCTCGTGCAGTGGGTCCGCGACAACCTCGGGATGATCTCCTCGGCCCCCGAGATCGAGGAGTCGGCCAAGAAGGTCGACGACAACGGCGGCGCCTACTTCGTGCCGGCGTTCTCCGGCCTGTTCGCCCCGCACTGGCGTCCCGACGCCCGCGGTGCGCTGGTCGGCCTGACCCGCTTCGTCAACCGCCACC harbors:
- a CDS encoding MIP/aquaporin family protein; translation: MFTDIFLPEVMGTAILILLGCGVVANVVLPKTGGFGGGTLLINFGWGLGVYAGVYVAYKSGAHLNPAVTLGLVAAGNSGLSFVEVVVYVVAQVLGAMLGATLAWAAYKKHFDDPEADEGSKLGVFSTMPTIHAPIWNVVTEVIGTFVLIFVILAFGKTPTEVGPLAVALLVVAIGASLGGPTGYAINPARDLGPRIMHALLPIPRKGSSGWHYAWVPVVAPIIGGVLGGFAGNAVGFV
- the glpK gene encoding glycerol kinase GlpK, with amino-acid sequence MAKNTYILSIDQGTTSTRAMVFDHSGSIVSVDQIEHEQIFPRAGWVEHDPVEIWNNTREVIGGALGKANLNSKNIEAVGITNQRETAVVWEKATGKPVYNAIVWQDTRTQKIVDELAGEEGVERYKAVCGLPLATYFSGPKVTWILDNVDGAREKAEAGELLFGNTDTWLLWNLTGGAENDGVHVTDVTNASRTMLMNLADLTWDSSIAEDMGIPVSMLPEIRSCSEVYGECKPGVLNGTPIAGILGDQQAATFGQACLEKGTAKNTYGTGNFMLLNTGTEQVPSENGLLTTTCYKLGDEPTVYALEGSIAVTGSLVQWVRDNLGMISSAPEIEESAKKVDDNGGAYFVPAFSGLFAPHWRPDARGALVGLTRFVNRHHIARAVLESTAFQTREVLDAMNADSGVPLTELRVDGGMVVNETLMQFQADILGVDVVRPKVAETTALGAAYAAGLAVGYWSSTDEITENWGEDKRWTPNMDEAERERLYRNWKKAVTKTLDWVDDDVEQ